A single Suricata suricatta isolate VVHF042 chromosome 2, meerkat_22Aug2017_6uvM2_HiC, whole genome shotgun sequence DNA region contains:
- the SSMEM1 gene encoding serine-rich single-pass membrane protein 1, which translates to MGDLFSLFWEVDPPPLPLSFTIPNQDYECQKDDSCGTIGSFLLWYFVIILVLMFFSRASIWMSKKTKDEDSRTSTSVSKASKDTSFKRQSKDGDWDSLQMMKKPKQSQLTPVTDTEMALVTAYLEQRRARRHSQFSQVTQTQHDSDPTEYDSEESNSGASSWKESESEHHPSPASIKKRKTAERQRNVENYQVRERSCLHCKAMRTNEWLTRHFLQNTSGTTHMKADTQEENCGPDSRTKCSKF; encoded by the exons ATGGGAgaccttttttccttattttgggAGGTGGATCCTCCCCCCCTACCTTTAAGTTTTACTATTCCAAATCAGGATTATGAATGCCAGAAGGATGACTCTTGTGGGACAATAGGGAGCTTCCTGCTTTGGTATTTTGTCATTATATTGGTCCTGATGTTCTTCTCGCGAGCTTCTATCTGG ATGTCCAAGAAGACGAAGGATGAAGACAGTAGGACCAGCACCTCGGTCAGTAAAG CAAGCAAAGATACTTCCTTCAAGCGGCAAAGCAAAGATGGTGACTGGGACTCCTTACAAATGATGAAAAAACCAAAGCAGAGCCAACTCACCCCTGTAACTGATACCGAAATGGCTTTGGTCACTGCCTATCTTGAACAAAGACGAGCCAGGCGCCATTCTCAATTCAGCCAGGTGACTCAAACCCAACATGATAGTGATCCTACTGAGTATGACAGTGAAGAATCCAACTCGGGAGCCTCCTCATGGAAGGAGAGTGAAAGTGAACATCACCCATCACCAGCTAGTattaagaagaggaaaacagcTGAGAGGCAAAGGAATGTGGAAAATTACCAAGTTAGGGaaaggtcttgcctccactgcaaAGCCATGAGAACCAATGAATGGTTGACACGCCATTTCCTTCAAAATACTTCAGGAACAACCCACATGAAGGCAGATACTCAAGAGGAAAATTGTGGACCTGACAGTAGAACCAAATGCagtaaattttga